A segment of the Ramlibacter agri genome:
CAACCCGCCCGGCGGGCCGTCCGACATCGTCGGCCGCTTCCTCGCCGAGAGCATGCACAAGGACCTGGGCCAGCCGCTGGTGATCGACAACCGCCCCGGCGCCGCCGGCCTCATCGGCACCGGCGCTGTCATCAGCGCGCCGGCCGATGGCTACACGGTGCTGGTCACTTCGCGCTCCAACCACGTGATGGCGCCGCTGGTGCAGAAGACGCAGGTCGACCCCGCCCGCGACCTCGCGCCGGTCGGCCTGGCGCTGCGCGCGGTCGGCATGTTCGTGACCCACGCGAAGGCGCCGTTCCGCACGCTGAAGGACCTGATCGCGTACGCCAAGGCCAACCCGGGCAAGCTGTTCTACGGCAGCGCGGGCATCGGCGCGACCAACCACATCGCGATCGAGCAGTTCAAGAAGCTGGCCGGCATCGACATCACGCACGTCCCCTACAAGGGCACCGGCACCCTGCTGACCGGCCTGATGGGCGGCGAGGTGTCGCTGGCGCTGCTGGACTTCGCCTCCGCGCAACCCGGCGTCAAGGGCGGCGCGCTGCTGCCGCTGGTGCAGACGGCCTCGCGCCGCCTGAGCTCGCTGCCGGACGTGCCGACCCTGGTGGAATCCGGCTTCCGCAACTACGACCCCTCGTTCTGGATCGGCCTGGCGGTGCCGAAGGCGACGCCGGCGCCGGTGATCGCCCGGCTGAACAAGTCGCTCGACCTGGCGCTGGCCGACACGCAGATGAAGGCCCGCGCGCAGGTCAACGGCTGGGAACTGGTGGGCGGCTCACCCAAAGTGCTGGCCGACACGATCGCGCAGGACCTGGCAGATTTCCCGGCGCTGGTGAAGCAGCTGGATATCAAGGCGAGCTGATCGCGCACCGTATGGGACTTAGGTCCCATACAGCAGCGGGCGCCGCGGCGGGAACATGCGGCGCCTCATGCCCAAGCATTCAACCCTCCATTCCGTCGCGCTGCTGCTGGCGCTGGCCGGGTGCGCCGGCACGCCTTCCGCGCCGTCCACCGTGGCAGCGGCCGACAACAGCTGGCCGCTGGCCGGCACCTTCTGGCAACTGGCGGAAGTGGGGGGCACGCGCGTCGAGACGCCGCCTTCGCGGATCGCGCCTTTCCTGGTCCTGCAATCCGCCGACCAGCAAGCGAAGGGCTTCGGTGGCTGCAACCGCTTCGACGGCGGCTATGCGCTGGACGGCGCCGCGCTGCGCTTCCAGCCCCCGGGCGGGACGCGGCACGACTGCGCGGGCGGCACGGCGCAGGAGCAGGCCTTCCTGCAGGCGCTGGCCGCCACGGCCAGCTGGCGACAGGACGGCGACCGGCTGCAATTGCTGGCCGCGGACGGCAAGCCGGTGGCGGCCTTCAACGCGTCGGCACAGCGTT
Coding sequences within it:
- a CDS encoding META domain-containing protein, with the protein product MPKHSTLHSVALLLALAGCAGTPSAPSTVAAADNSWPLAGTFWQLAEVGGTRVETPPSRIAPFLVLQSADQQAKGFGGCNRFDGGYALDGAALRFQPPGGTRHDCAGGTAQEQAFLQALAATASWRQDGDRLQLLAADGKPVAAFNASAQRYVCDGSKMMFVHAEPREAVLAMDGRVYSMEDAPVASGVRYLAAEGRSPGYSLEWLTKDGSEGLLVEAPQSDARSMADQRTVARCKRS
- a CDS encoding Bug family tripartite tricarboxylate transporter substrate binding protein, producing MIQRRTLLATAAGLAATGFARAQGSYPDRPIRLVVPNPPGGPSDIVGRFLAESMHKDLGQPLVIDNRPGAAGLIGTGAVISAPADGYTVLVTSRSNHVMAPLVQKTQVDPARDLAPVGLALRAVGMFVTHAKAPFRTLKDLIAYAKANPGKLFYGSAGIGATNHIAIEQFKKLAGIDITHVPYKGTGTLLTGLMGGEVSLALLDFASAQPGVKGGALLPLVQTASRRLSSLPDVPTLVESGFRNYDPSFWIGLAVPKATPAPVIARLNKSLDLALADTQMKARAQVNGWELVGGSPKVLADTIAQDLADFPALVKQLDIKAS